In Prevotella sp. oral taxon 475, one DNA window encodes the following:
- a CDS encoding YigZ family protein, giving the protein MNDEYETIDSIGEGIYSEKRSKFLAFAHPAASVEQVKDLIADYRKKYYDARHVCYAYVLGAERQDFRANDDGEPSSTAGKPILGQINSNELTDILVVVVRYYGGVNLGTGGLISAYRTAAALAIENASKVKKTVEETVVHTFVYPLMNKVMRTAREMGARIVDMHYDNTCEIVLSIARSKAFLLRSKLDKISFEG; this is encoded by the coding sequence ATGAACGATGAGTACGAGACAATAGACAGCATCGGCGAGGGGATTTACTCTGAGAAACGGAGTAAGTTTTTGGCCTTTGCGCATCCGGCAGCATCGGTAGAGCAGGTGAAAGACCTCATTGCGGATTACAGAAAGAAATATTACGATGCCCGACACGTATGTTACGCATACGTTTTGGGGGCCGAGCGTCAGGATTTCAGGGCCAACGACGACGGCGAGCCCAGCAGTACGGCAGGGAAACCTATTCTCGGACAAATCAACAGCAACGAACTGACCGACATTCTCGTCGTGGTGGTGCGCTATTACGGGGGGGTGAATCTCGGGACGGGCGGACTCATCTCAGCCTACCGAACTGCAGCGGCACTGGCCATTGAGAACGCCTCGAAGGTGAAAAAGACCGTAGAAGAAACCGTTGTTCACACTTTCGTCTACCCGCTGATGAATAAAGTGATGCGCACAGCCAGAGAGATGGGCGCAAGAATCGTAGACATGCACTATGACAACACCTGCGAAATCGTCCTCTCCATCGCCCGTTCAAAAGCCTTTTTGCTGCGCAGCAAACTCGACAAAATCTCGTTCGAGGGGTAG
- a CDS encoding DUF1015 domain-containing protein: protein MATIRPFKGIRPPKEFVEKVESRPYDVLSSEEARAEAGDNEMSLYHIIKPEIDFEPGTSEYDPRVYEQAAGNFRKFQEKGWLKQDTQDCYYIYAQTMNGKTQYGLVVGAFVNDYLNGVIKKHELTRKDKEEDRMKHVRVCDANIEPVFFAYPDNSVLDSLIKKYVTSTPEYDFIAPVDGFGHQFWIISDAADIETITREFAKMPALYIADGHHRSAAAALVGAEKAKANPNHRGDEEYNYFMAVCFQASQLTILDYNRVVKDLNGLTEEEFLEKLATNFIVEKKGTEIYHPEALHNFSLYLGGTWYSLTAKKGVYDDSDPIGVLDVDISSRLILDEILNIKDLRTDKRIDFVGGIRGLEELKARVDSGEMKMALALYPVSMKQIMDIADSGKIMPPKATWFEPKLRSGLVIHKLGE, encoded by the coding sequence ATGGCAACGATCAGACCGTTTAAAGGGATTCGTCCCCCGAAAGAATTTGTAGAAAAAGTAGAATCCCGCCCGTATGATGTGCTGAGTTCGGAAGAGGCACGTGCGGAGGCTGGTGACAATGAGATGAGTCTTTACCACATCATCAAACCAGAAATCGACTTTGAACCAGGCACTTCCGAATATGATCCGAGAGTTTACGAACAGGCCGCCGGCAACTTCAGAAAGTTTCAAGAGAAAGGCTGGCTTAAGCAAGACACGCAGGATTGTTATTACATCTACGCGCAGACGATGAACGGAAAAACCCAGTATGGGCTTGTCGTAGGGGCGTTTGTGAACGATTATCTCAATGGTGTGATCAAGAAACATGAGCTCACGCGCAAGGATAAGGAAGAAGACCGAATGAAACATGTTCGGGTTTGCGATGCCAACATCGAACCCGTATTCTTCGCTTACCCCGACAACAGTGTGCTCGACAGCTTGATCAAGAAATATGTTACTTCCACACCGGAATACGATTTCATTGCACCTGTCGACGGATTCGGACACCAATTCTGGATCATCTCAGACGCTGCCGATATCGAAACCATCACTCGCGAGTTTGCCAAAATGCCCGCTCTCTACATTGCAGACGGACATCACCGGTCGGCAGCTGCTGCTTTGGTGGGTGCAGAAAAGGCTAAAGCCAATCCGAATCATCGAGGAGACGAGGAATACAACTACTTTATGGCCGTTTGTTTCCAGGCTTCGCAGCTCACCATTCTCGACTATAACCGGGTGGTGAAAGACTTGAACGGACTAACGGAGGAAGAGTTCCTTGAGAAACTCGCAACGAATTTTATTGTAGAAAAGAAGGGAACGGAAATATATCATCCTGAGGCTCTGCACAATTTCTCACTCTACTTAGGCGGTACGTGGTACAGCTTGACAGCCAAGAAGGGTGTTTACGACGATTCCGATCCCATCGGCGTGCTCGATGTAGACATCTCCAGCAGACTGATTCTCGACGAAATCCTGAATATAAAAGATTTACGGACTGACAAACGCATCGACTTCGTTGGCGGAATCCGCGGATTGGAAGAACTGAAAGCACGCGTAGACAGTGGAGAAATGAAAATGGCATTGGCTCTTTATCCTGTCTCGATGAAGCAGATTATGGACATTGCCGACAGCGGAAAAATCATGCCGCCTAAAGCTACTTGGTTCGAGCCGAAGCTCCGGTCTGGTTTAGTGATTCACAAACTGGGCGAATAG
- the serC gene encoding 3-phosphoserine/phosphohydroxythreonine transaminase, with amino-acid sequence MKKYNFNAGPSILPREVIENTAKQILDFNGSGLSLMEISHRAKDFQPVLDEAVALIKELLNVPEGYSVLFLGGGASLQFTQVPCNFLIKKAAYLNTGVWAKKALKEAKLYGEAVEVASSADANYTFIPKDYVIPTDADYFHITTNNTIYGTEIRREPDSPVPLIGDMSSDIFSRSVDVSKYDCIYAGAQKNLAMAGVTVIIVKDDKLGRAPREIPTMLDYRTHVEKGSMFNTPPVVPIYSALETLRWIKKSGGVEAMDKKAKQRAEIIYSEIDRNKLFKGTVREEDRSLMNICFVMNEEYAELEKPFMEFATERGMVGIKGHRSVGGFRASCYNAMSLEGAEALVACMKEFEAKK; translated from the coding sequence ATGAAGAAGTACAATTTTAATGCCGGTCCGTCGATTCTTCCAAGGGAAGTGATTGAGAACACGGCGAAACAAATTTTGGATTTCAATGGTTCAGGCCTTTCTCTGATGGAAATCAGCCATCGAGCAAAAGATTTTCAGCCCGTATTGGATGAAGCCGTTGCCTTGATTAAAGAGTTACTGAATGTACCCGAAGGCTACTCGGTGCTTTTCCTTGGAGGCGGTGCTTCCTTGCAGTTCACCCAGGTGCCCTGTAACTTCCTTATCAAGAAAGCAGCCTATCTGAACACAGGTGTATGGGCAAAGAAAGCTCTGAAAGAGGCAAAGCTGTATGGCGAAGCTGTGGAGGTGGCCTCTTCGGCAGATGCCAACTACACCTTTATTCCCAAAGACTATGTTATCCCTACTGACGCCGATTACTTCCATATCACCACCAATAACACCATCTATGGCACCGAGATTCGTCGCGAGCCGGATTCTCCCGTACCATTGATCGGCGATATGTCGTCAGATATTTTCAGTCGTTCGGTAGACGTTTCCAAATACGATTGCATCTATGCCGGTGCCCAAAAGAATCTGGCGATGGCCGGTGTCACCGTTATCATCGTGAAAGATGACAAGTTGGGCCGGGCCCCACGCGAGATTCCAACCATGCTCGACTATCGTACACATGTTGAAAAAGGCTCTATGTTCAACACCCCTCCTGTCGTACCCATCTATTCTGCCTTAGAGACACTTCGGTGGATCAAGAAGAGCGGTGGCGTAGAAGCGATGGATAAGAAAGCCAAACAACGGGCCGAAATCATCTATTCCGAAATCGACAGAAACAAGCTGTTCAAGGGAACAGTGCGCGAAGAAGACCGCTCGCTGATGAATATTTGTTTCGTGATGAACGAAGAATATGCCGAATTGGAAAAACCCTTTATGGAATTTGCAACCGAACGCGGTATGGTAGGCATCAAGGGTCACCGCTCTGTGGGTGGCTTCAGAGCCAGCTGCTACAACGCCATGTCGCTTGAAGGAGCCGAAGCTCTTGTGGCTTGTATGAAAGAATTTGAAGCCAAAAAGTGA
- a CDS encoding NAD(P)-dependent oxidoreductase: MKVLVATEKPFAAKAVKAITKEIENAGHQVVLLEKYTEKSQLLDAVKDVNAMIVRSDKITADVLDAAHQLKIIVRAGAGYDSIDTEYAKKKGIIVENTPGQNANAVAELVLGLLVYVVRAFYNGKSGSELMGKKLGLLAFGNVGRNVARIAKGFGMEVYAFDAFCPAHVIEEAGVHAVPNQRALFEQCDIVSLHIPATPETKQSINFELVNLLPKGGILVNTARKEVINEPELLKLMAEREDLKFVTDIQPDADAEFAKFEGRYFSTPKKMGAQTAEANFNAGLAAAKQINAYFADGCTKFQVNK, from the coding sequence ATGAAAGTACTTGTTGCAACAGAAAAACCCTTTGCTGCAAAAGCGGTAAAGGCCATTACAAAAGAGATTGAAAACGCAGGTCACCAAGTGGTTCTGCTGGAAAAATACACAGAGAAGTCGCAACTTCTCGATGCAGTAAAAGACGTGAACGCGATGATCGTGCGCTCCGATAAGATAACAGCCGATGTGCTCGATGCTGCACATCAACTGAAAATCATTGTACGCGCAGGAGCAGGTTACGACTCTATCGATACGGAATATGCCAAAAAGAAAGGCATCATCGTAGAAAATACCCCGGGACAAAATGCAAATGCCGTGGCAGAACTCGTGCTGGGTTTGTTGGTATATGTCGTGCGGGCTTTCTACAATGGCAAGTCGGGTTCTGAGCTGATGGGCAAGAAACTGGGTCTGTTGGCTTTTGGAAACGTAGGCCGAAACGTAGCTCGTATCGCCAAGGGTTTTGGCATGGAGGTCTATGCTTTCGACGCTTTCTGTCCGGCTCATGTGATTGAGGAAGCCGGAGTTCATGCTGTGCCCAACCAACGAGCATTGTTCGAACAATGCGACATCGTAAGTCTGCACATTCCCGCTACTCCCGAAACGAAACAGAGCATCAATTTCGAACTCGTTAACTTGCTACCCAAAGGCGGAATCCTTGTTAACACGGCACGCAAGGAGGTCATTAACGAACCGGAATTGCTCAAACTGATGGCTGAGCGAGAGGACCTCAAATTTGTTACAGACATCCAACCCGATGCCGATGCTGAGTTTGCTAAATTCGAAGGCCGCTATTTCAGTACGCCAAAGAAGATGGGCGCGCAGACGGCAGAGGCAAACTTCAATGCAGGACTGGCCGCAGCAAAGCAAATCAATGCCTATTTTGCTGACGGATGTACAAAGTTTCAAGTTAACAAATAA
- a CDS encoding leucine-rich repeat protein — MTKKIYLFLFFCVLFANQVLAQSGTYTANGVTWKYEINGTEATITGETQGADNLTGPLNIPATIIDGGNNYQVTKIGIAAFSFYKKATNIQIPNGVKTIGDAAFQLCSNCTGTLVIPNSVTYIGTSAFRYCYNLSGLVLPNGITAISETTFDGCSRLTGTITIPTGVTIIGDNAFQNCFRITGVVIPNTVTQIRDYAFLNAGGSQQGLGTVTIPGSVTYIGQMAFNGSRISKLILSPGITTIEMAAFSGNLITELTIPTGINKIANGAFQSNYLLEKVTFEAGPSPAIFEQDIFRSCPELKYIDMNAVTSPVTQVVSRLPTSLTSPFRGLSPSTMVYLPSGTSQPANDEENFVVNGACNNFNVYDRLIGVYNGFNYTSVNQDYRILYPFTAAKATYKNRTFIGTSCKTVCLPYPATVPLGMMAYELRGKTGTGKSFRFVSIIGNQMEANKPYLLCVRDNGIHTFNTDINVPVPTTPPTAIEVIATADATSYFGGTTEKIDNATAAGMNIYNLENDMWKPIRTDNPNGYVHSFRCYIRSTTPIPAGAKGFAIVIDNEGETTGIETAEQDLEQGQGRIYTLDGRFVGTDMDALKSGEVYVKNGRKFYKF; from the coding sequence ATGACGAAAAAGATTTATCTCTTCTTATTCTTCTGTGTCCTGTTTGCCAATCAGGTTTTGGCACAATCGGGTACCTATACCGCCAATGGCGTGACGTGGAAATATGAGATCAACGGAACAGAAGCAACCATCACTGGCGAAACACAGGGGGCAGACAATTTAACTGGTCCGTTAAACATCCCTGCAACCATAATAGATGGAGGGAATAATTACCAGGTTACAAAAATTGGAATAGCCGCATTTTCTTTCTATAAAAAGGCTACAAACATACAAATTCCAAATGGAGTGAAGACGATAGGGGATGCAGCTTTCCAATTGTGTTCGAATTGTACAGGTACCTTAGTGATACCGAATAGTGTCACATACATTGGAACTAGTGCTTTTAGATATTGTTATAACTTATCTGGATTGGTGTTACCTAATGGAATAACCGCAATTTCAGAAACTACGTTTGATGGTTGTAGTCGTTTAACGGGTACAATTACTATCCCCACAGGTGTAACCATAATTGGAGATAACGCTTTTCAGAATTGTTTCAGAATTACGGGAGTGGTTATTCCAAACACCGTTACCCAGATTAGAGACTATGCTTTTCTGAATGCGGGAGGATCGCAACAAGGTTTAGGAACCGTAACAATCCCCGGAAGTGTAACCTATATTGGCCAGATGGCATTTAATGGTTCTAGAATCTCAAAATTAATCCTCTCTCCTGGTATAACCACGATAGAAATGGCTGCTTTTTCTGGTAATTTAATTACTGAACTAACTATACCTACCGGTATTAATAAAATAGCAAATGGAGCATTTCAATCGAATTACTTGTTAGAAAAGGTTACTTTTGAAGCTGGGCCTTCACCTGCGATATTTGAACAGGATATATTTCGTTCTTGTCCTGAACTAAAGTATATCGATATGAATGCTGTTACAAGTCCGGTTACGCAGGTCGTTTCACGTTTGCCAACTTCGCTTACATCACCATTCAGAGGATTAAGTCCTTCAACAATGGTATATCTTCCTTCCGGCACATCACAGCCTGCAAATGATGAGGAAAATTTTGTGGTAAATGGTGCTTGCAATAATTTTAATGTATATGATAGATTGATAGGGGTTTATAATGGATTTAATTATACTTCAGTCAATCAGGATTATCGTATCCTTTATCCTTTTACTGCTGCAAAGGCTACCTATAAAAATAGAACTTTCATAGGAACAAGTTGTAAAACTGTTTGTTTGCCTTATCCCGCAACGGTTCCTTTGGGTATGATGGCCTACGAATTACGGGGTAAAACCGGCACTGGAAAAAGTTTCCGTTTTGTTTCAATCATTGGTAATCAGATGGAAGCTAACAAGCCCTATCTTCTCTGCGTTAGAGATAATGGTATACATACTTTCAACACAGATATAAATGTACCAGTGCCAACCACCCCTCCTACAGCTATAGAAGTGATTGCTACGGCTGATGCAACTTCTTACTTTGGCGGAACGACCGAGAAGATCGATAACGCTACAGCCGCCGGTATGAACATCTACAACTTAGAGAATGATATGTGGAAACCTATCCGCACGGACAATCCCAATGGTTATGTACATTCCTTCCGTTGCTACATCCGTTCCACCACTCCTATCCCCGCGGGGGCCAAGGGGTTTGCCATTGTGATAGACAATGAGGGCGAGACTACAGGTATTGAGACGGCCGAACAGGACTTAGAGCAAGGGCAAGGACGAATTTATACACTCGATGGCCGGTTTGTAGGCACAGACATGGATGCACTGAAGAGCGGCGAGGTGTATGTGAAAAATGGACGGAAATTTTATAAGTTTTAA
- a CDS encoding low molecular weight protein-tyrosine-phosphatase, which yields MTTQRNETTVYEERTERKRIKKRLLFVCLGNICRSPAAEGVMRHLVSKAGEEEFFEIDSAGIGGWHAGQLPDKRMRQCGSRRGYHFESRARQFSPADFDRFDRILVMDADNLRAITAQARTAEDAKKVEILARYLVRRKDVCAIPDPYYGDERDFDYALDLIEEATAHLLETLSRSSKN from the coding sequence ATGACGACACAAAGAAACGAGACGACTGTCTATGAGGAAAGAACCGAGAGAAAAAGAATCAAGAAGCGTTTGCTCTTCGTTTGCCTAGGCAACATCTGTCGTTCACCGGCGGCCGAAGGCGTGATGCGCCATCTGGTGAGCAAGGCTGGAGAGGAAGAGTTTTTCGAGATCGATTCTGCCGGTATCGGAGGATGGCACGCCGGACAGTTACCCGACAAGCGCATGCGACAGTGCGGAAGTCGCCGCGGATACCATTTTGAGAGTAGAGCCCGACAATTTTCGCCGGCCGATTTCGACCGTTTTGATCGCATTCTCGTCATGGATGCCGACAATCTCAGGGCCATCACCGCCCAGGCTCGCACAGCAGAGGATGCAAAGAAGGTGGAGATACTGGCCCGTTATCTCGTTCGCCGAAAAGATGTCTGCGCCATCCCCGACCCTTATTACGGCGACGAGCGCGACTTCGACTATGCACTCGACTTGATTGAAGAAGCCACCGCCCATCTCCTCGAAACACTCTCCCGATCGTCCAAAAACTAA
- a CDS encoding translocation/assembly module TamB domain-containing protein → MRKLRHIINGVFITVVIFYLAIVVLLHIPAIQGLVGASVGKALSKKLGTTVAVGRVNLGFLNRIIIDDVLILDQQKKEMLRTARLSAKFDYAALLNGKVYIYSAQLFGLKAKLYQSNAQTPANFQFLLDSLASKDTTTHTPIDLKINTLIIRRGSIRYDRQDVPPSNRFSPHHLDLRDISAHLILNALSDDSLNLNIRDIALNEASGLHLRSFAAHLTANRKAAQLEDVYLQLPTTRLKLGPLTATYSIRDGQLWLPSLRFSGGIEPSRIVLSELSCFVPALRKSTKTLHLRAHFSGTSHSLRIPLLEINAAGGGASLLTNGSVSRRGAKISWSTKIDRLRLSHEGIRFLADNFGAHFHLPPHLVRLGNIDCLGEASGQGSDVTAKGLVKTSAGRASIAVHKRGDAFSGRIETSGIDVGKILADARLGIVATRIDLDGRIPANAQPSVQAKGLISRIDYNGYSYQNISLDGQWYDKTADGRLQIEDPNADILLHGRVCFSAREPYAKLTADVRSLNPSALKLLHTWPNTQFRFQLLADITGRSLNTANGKIELTNFAMTSERGEYRLSGLFVDVSNTHHLHTLTATSDFGEFSLMGKYDYNTLSQSITNLIGSKLPTLPGLPHTTDAQTNNFSVSAHIERTDWLQHLFNIPLELTHPLQLKGSMSDTGRSLDLLLQAPGFAYDGNRFEGGDVRIITINDTLNVSAKLEKRATDGKKLRLDLQTAAADNKLSSIIAFDNGRKPLLRGEVKTETTFFKDAAGLSTAHVAVKPSDILVGDTVWKVRASELTYQQNHLVFHQFAVSHNNQHIIIDGAATKNPMDSVAVELKDVDVNYILGLVDFHSVEFDGLATGTAIVKTLFTTPDAYARLKVRNFRFEGGDMGTLTADVRFNNLKGQIDIDAIANDGPIKNTFINGYVSPKHNYIDLGIRASNTNIAFLEGFCKSFMKDVQAQATGEVRLSGPLSHINLTGQLTANGFFTISSLNTTYQLKNAVVRMRPDEIELKGEEFEDRHGNTGILKGFIRHKHLTHLSYDLDIKARKLLVYDTKDFGEDTFYGTVFATGRCLITGKSGEVNIDITATPERNSTLVYNVSSPENINNNHFIHWASSPLSPIVSSIASSPDKETAQEEEEEVDIPTDIRLNFLVNCTPEATIKLMMDRQTGDYITLNGNGTLRATYYNKGTFDLFGNYVIDHGLYKLTIQNVIKKEFSFEQGSTIAFGGDPYAAPLNLKAIYTANGVSLSDLNIGRSFSNNTIRVNCLMNITGTPAAPKVAFDLDMPTVNSNVKQMIYSLINGEEEMNQQVLYLLAVGRFYTQGRNNADLDNANAQSQTSLAMQSLLSSTLSQQLNNVLGSVINNTNWNFGANISTGDEGWNNAEYEGTLSGRLLNNRLLINSQFGYRDNANATTGFIGDFDIRYLLFPSGSMAIKMYNQTNDRYFTRNSLNTQGIGLILKKDFNGWRDLFGWTRKRTLQKKNKTT, encoded by the coding sequence TTGAGAAAGTTAAGGCACATCATCAACGGAGTTTTCATAACGGTGGTCATCTTCTATCTGGCGATAGTGGTACTGCTACACATCCCCGCCATACAGGGCCTTGTGGGTGCCAGCGTAGGCAAGGCTCTGTCGAAGAAATTGGGCACAACCGTTGCCGTGGGACGGGTGAACCTGGGCTTTCTCAACCGCATCATCATCGACGATGTGCTGATCCTCGACCAGCAAAAGAAAGAGATGTTGCGCACGGCGCGGCTCTCGGCCAAGTTCGATTATGCTGCCTTGCTGAACGGAAAGGTCTACATCTATTCGGCTCAGCTGTTCGGACTGAAGGCAAAGCTCTACCAATCTAATGCGCAGACACCCGCCAATTTCCAATTTCTGCTGGACTCACTGGCCTCGAAAGACACCACCACGCACACACCCATCGACCTAAAGATCAACACCCTCATCATCCGCCGCGGCAGCATCCGCTACGACCGGCAGGACGTTCCACCTTCCAACCGCTTTTCACCCCATCACCTCGACCTGCGCGACATCAGCGCACACCTCATCCTCAACGCCCTCAGCGACGACAGCCTGAACCTCAACATCCGCGACATCGCCCTGAACGAGGCCTCGGGGCTGCATCTGCGCTCGTTTGCCGCCCATCTCACGGCCAACCGGAAAGCGGCCCAACTGGAAGATGTCTATCTACAATTGCCCACCACACGCCTCAAGTTGGGCCCACTCACGGCCACCTACAGCATCCGCGACGGGCAGCTCTGGTTGCCATCGCTGCGCTTTAGCGGAGGCATCGAGCCCTCGCGCATCGTCCTTTCAGAACTCTCTTGCTTTGTGCCGGCTCTGCGAAAGTCGACAAAGACGCTGCATCTTCGGGCCCATTTCTCGGGCACGAGCCACTCGTTGCGCATCCCGCTGTTAGAGATCAATGCTGCTGGTGGGGGCGCATCGCTCTTGACCAACGGATCTGTCAGTCGTCGAGGGGCAAAAATCAGCTGGAGTACGAAGATAGACCGACTACGACTTAGCCATGAAGGCATCCGCTTTTTGGCCGACAACTTTGGTGCCCACTTCCATCTTCCGCCCCATCTCGTCCGCCTGGGAAACATCGACTGCCTTGGAGAAGCAAGCGGACAGGGATCGGACGTGACCGCCAAAGGTCTTGTCAAAACGAGTGCGGGGCGGGCTTCGATTGCGGTGCACAAACGCGGCGATGCTTTCTCGGGCCGAATCGAAACCAGCGGCATCGACGTGGGTAAGATTTTGGCCGATGCCCGCCTGGGAATCGTCGCCACACGCATCGACCTCGACGGACGAATACCGGCCAACGCTCAACCCTCTGTGCAGGCCAAAGGTCTCATCTCACGGATAGACTACAATGGCTACAGCTATCAAAACATCTCGCTGGACGGGCAATGGTACGACAAAACCGCCGACGGGCGACTGCAAATCGAAGACCCCAACGCCGACATCCTGCTCCATGGCCGGGTGTGCTTCTCGGCGCGCGAGCCCTATGCCAAACTCACGGCCGACGTAAGAAGCTTGAACCCATCGGCCTTAAAGCTCTTACACACGTGGCCCAACACACAATTCCGCTTTCAACTCCTGGCTGACATCACTGGCCGAAGTCTCAACACGGCCAACGGAAAGATAGAACTGACCAACTTCGCCATGACCTCCGAACGCGGCGAATACCGACTCTCGGGGCTATTCGTTGACGTGAGCAACACCCATCATCTGCACACGCTGACGGCAACGAGCGATTTCGGAGAATTCTCGTTGATGGGTAAGTACGACTACAACACACTTTCGCAGAGCATCACCAACCTGATTGGCAGCAAACTGCCCACGTTGCCCGGCCTGCCACACACCACCGATGCACAGACGAATAACTTCTCGGTGAGCGCACACATCGAACGCACCGACTGGCTGCAACATCTCTTCAACATCCCCTTAGAACTGACGCACCCGTTGCAGCTGAAAGGCTCGATGAGCGACACGGGAAGGTCGCTCGATCTGCTGCTCCAGGCCCCCGGCTTTGCCTACGACGGCAATCGATTCGAAGGTGGCGACGTGCGCATCATCACCATCAACGATACGCTCAACGTCTCGGCAAAGCTCGAAAAACGTGCTACCGACGGGAAAAAGCTTCGCCTCGACCTCCAAACCGCCGCCGCCGACAACAAGCTCTCTTCCATCATCGCCTTCGACAACGGGCGAAAGCCGTTGCTGCGAGGAGAAGTCAAAACGGAGACCACCTTCTTCAAAGATGCCGCAGGACTGTCTACGGCACACGTAGCTGTGAAACCATCCGACATTCTGGTGGGCGACACTGTGTGGAAGGTGAGAGCCTCGGAGCTGACCTACCAACAAAACCATCTTGTGTTTCACCAATTTGCCGTGAGTCACAACAACCAACACATCATCATCGACGGCGCGGCCACAAAAAATCCAATGGATTCGGTTGCCGTAGAACTCAAAGACGTAGATGTAAACTACATTCTCGGTTTGGTAGACTTCCACTCGGTTGAATTCGACGGACTGGCCACAGGCACCGCCATTGTCAAGACTCTGTTTACCACTCCCGATGCTTATGCCCGTCTGAAGGTGAGAAACTTCCGGTTCGAAGGCGGAGACATGGGAACACTCACAGCCGACGTGCGATTCAACAACCTCAAAGGGCAAATCGACATCGATGCCATTGCCAACGACGGCCCCATCAAAAACACCTTCATCAACGGCTATGTCTCACCCAAACACAATTATATCGACCTGGGCATCCGTGCCAGCAACACCAACATCGCATTCTTAGAGGGTTTTTGCAAGAGTTTTATGAAAGACGTCCAGGCCCAGGCCACGGGCGAAGTGAGGCTCTCGGGGCCACTGAGTCACATCAATCTGACGGGCCAACTCACCGCTAACGGCTTCTTCACCATCAGCAGTCTCAACACCACCTACCAACTCAAGAACGCCGTGGTGCGCATGCGGCCCGACGAAATAGAACTCAAAGGCGAGGAGTTTGAAGACCGACACGGCAACACAGGCATTCTCAAAGGTTTCATCCGGCACAAACATCTCACCCATCTCTCTTACGACTTAGACATCAAGGCCCGCAAACTGTTGGTCTATGACACGAAAGACTTCGGCGAAGACACTTTCTATGGAACCGTCTTCGCCACCGGCCGATGTCTCATTACCGGGAAAAGCGGCGAGGTGAACATAGATATCACCGCGACACCCGAACGAAATTCTACGTTGGTTTATAACGTTTCAAGTCCGGAGAACATCAACAACAACCACTTCATTCACTGGGCCTCCTCTCCTCTCTCCCCCATCGTTTCCTCCATCGCCTCTTCTCCCGATAAAGAAACCGCCCAAGAGGAGGAGGAAGAGGTGGATATTCCCACTGACATCCGCCTGAACTTCTTGGTGAATTGTACACCCGAGGCTACCATCAAACTGATGATGGATCGGCAAACGGGCGATTATATCACCCTGAACGGCAACGGGACGCTCCGCGCCACCTATTATAATAAGGGCACATTCGACCTTTTTGGCAATTACGTCATCGATCATGGCCTCTACAAACTCACCATTCAGAACGTCATCAAGAAAGAATTTTCTTTCGAACAAGGCAGTACCATCGCCTTTGGAGGTGACCCCTATGCTGCTCCACTCAACCTAAAAGCCATTTATACGGCTAACGGCGTGAGCCTCTCCGACCTGAACATCGGTCGCAGTTTTTCGAACAACACCATCCGCGTCAACTGTTTGATGAACATCACCGGTACGCCCGCAGCCCCCAAAGTGGCCTTCGACCTCGACATGCCCACCGTGAACAGCAACGTGAAACAAATGATCTACAGCCTGATCAACGGCGAAGAGGAAATGAACCAACAAGTGCTCTACCTCCTGGCCGTGGGTCGTTTCTATACGCAAGGCCGCAATAATGCCGACCTCGACAATGCCAACGCACAGAGCCAAACGTCGCTTGCCATGCAAAGTCTGCTGAGCAGCACACTCAGTCAGCAGCTCAACAACGTGTTAGGCTCGGTTATCAATAACACGAACTGGAACTTCGGAGCCAACATCTCTACAGGCGACGAGGGATGGAACAACGCCGAGTATGAAGGAACCCTCAGCGGGCGTCTGCTCAACAACCGTTTGCTCATCAATAGTCAGTTCGGCTACCGCGACAATGCCAATGCTACAACCGGTTTCATCGGCGATTTCGACATCCGCTACCTGCTCTTCCCCAGCGGAAGCATGGCCATCAAGATGTACAATCAAACCAACGACCGATATTTCACTCGAAACAGTCTCAACACTCAAGGCATCGGACTGATCCTTAAAAAAGACTTCAACGGCTGGCGAGATCTCTTTGGCTGGACCCGAAAAAGAACTCTGCAAAAGAAAAACAAAACTACATGA